The proteins below are encoded in one region of Leptotrichia sp. oral taxon 218:
- a CDS encoding DUF6056 family protein has product MFLLIFLSLVFLYSKISRRKVEIIAPTIFFFIMMVLYFSGVIFSSFIYGNIFIILLAIGAIIYLIYYIFKSNMSWLKILKEFQVLIILYIVMTIMLIGFKSRIWDDFSHWLLTVKNMFLFNELSNNENSTIFFKTYPPATAIIQYFNNYIQSIVFKNINLEYNSQFITNYFVLILLLSIVNMTKLDSKAKRILYPILFIIPAIFNQEIYVSLYVDVILAIMGVYLIIFYEYAKIHKIHKKFVFLNMSLATLFLVLIKSTGTAIIVFCLIYIILDLIFMKNYKLNFQIIITILVSLFVGKKSWGYYMYKTNADAIWKTEKITFGGILNVLNGKGQEYQYETINNFFKALIKTKIGLFSYIIFLVITIGILIFVYLKRKNNKNLKLLIYNVLIIVIYPISLLVMYIFIFSPVEAVNLASFSRYLSTIVIFLILLDILLTAKSEKILKYGKIIMILFLILFFKNSTMKKLTIKKFKNIKKIKKERQEIKEIPEEIRENHNNKIYFVSDMKNDKGYYYWLFRYEATPLKIQGFYYNDEENLFETLKNYDYLYLKDFDENFSKKYSIMFKNGLKPNNFYKIEKETNKIKLIKIESEKK; this is encoded by the coding sequence ATGTTTTTATTAATTTTTTTAAGTTTAGTTTTTTTATATTCAAAAATTTCAAGAAGAAAAGTAGAAATCATTGCACCGACAATTTTCTTCTTTATAATGATGGTGTTATATTTTAGTGGAGTGATATTTTCAAGCTTTATTTATGGGAACATCTTTATAATTTTATTGGCAATTGGGGCAATAATATATTTAATATATTATATATTTAAATCAAATATGAGTTGGCTCAAAATTTTAAAAGAGTTTCAGGTTTTAATAATTTTATATATTGTAATGACAATAATGCTTATTGGCTTTAAATCAAGAATTTGGGATGATTTTAGCCATTGGTTGCTAACGGTTAAAAATATGTTTTTATTTAATGAATTATCAAACAATGAAAATTCAACAATTTTTTTTAAGACATATCCACCTGCAACAGCGATAATTCAATATTTTAATAATTATATTCAAAGTATAGTTTTTAAAAATATAAATCTAGAATATAATAGTCAGTTTATAACAAATTATTTTGTATTAATCCTGTTATTGTCCATAGTTAATATGACAAAATTAGATAGTAAAGCAAAAAGAATTCTATATCCTATATTATTTATAATTCCTGCAATATTTAATCAAGAAATATATGTTAGTTTGTATGTAGATGTAATACTTGCAATAATGGGAGTTTATTTAATAATTTTTTATGAATATGCGAAAATTCATAAAATTCATAAAAAATTTGTATTTTTAAATATGTCATTAGCTACATTATTTTTAGTATTAATAAAATCAACAGGAACTGCGATAATAGTATTTTGTTTAATTTATATTATTCTTGATTTGATTTTTATGAAAAATTATAAATTAAATTTTCAAATAATAATAACGATTTTAGTTTCTCTTTTTGTAGGGAAAAAATCTTGGGGATATTATATGTATAAAACAAATGCTGATGCAATATGGAAGACTGAAAAGATAACGTTTGGAGGTATATTAAATGTTTTGAATGGAAAAGGTCAGGAATATCAATATGAAACGATAAATAATTTCTTTAAGGCATTAATAAAAACAAAAATAGGTTTATTTTCATATATTATATTTTTAGTCATCACAATTGGAATATTAATATTTGTGTATTTAAAAAGAAAAAATAATAAAAATTTAAAGTTATTAATTTATAATGTTTTAATTATTGTAATTTATCCGATTTCATTATTGGTTATGTATATCTTTATTTTTAGTCCTGTAGAAGCAGTAAATTTGGCATCGTTTAGCAGATATTTGTCAACTATTGTAATATTTTTGATTCTTTTAGATATATTGTTAACTGCAAAAAGTGAAAAAATTCTGAAATATGGAAAAATAATAATGATATTATTTTTGATTTTATTTTTCAAAAACAGTACAATGAAAAAACTTACAATAAAAAAATTTAAAAATATTAAGAAAATAAAGAAAGAACGACAGGAAATAAAGGAAATACCAGAAGAAATAAGGGAAAATCACAATAATAAAATTTATTTTGTTTCAGATATGAAAAATGATAAAGGTTATTATTATTGGCTATTTAGATATGAGGCTACTCCATTAAAGATACAAGGATTCTATTATAATGATGAAGAAAATTTGTTTGAAACTTTAAAAAATTATGATTATCTTTATTTAAAAGATTTTGATGAGAATTTTTCAAAAAAATATTCGATAATGTTTAAAAATGGTTTAAAACCAAATAATTTTTATAAAATTGAAAAAGAAACTAATAAAATTAAATTAATAAAAATAGAAAGTGAGAAAAAATGA